A single window of Streptomyces aquilus DNA harbors:
- a CDS encoding universal stress protein, translating to MIITGVDRSARSRTAADWAAREALLRGMPLHVVHVTASDEWPHRPDMVADRVFAELLRRHPELEGHGSTLPGKPADVLRALAEEAELLVVGLRGEGGHAGVTVGTTAAVLTVSCPGPVVLVPGTLAGEEPPGRADGVTLGIDARDPVGPAVDLAFEAARLRGVRLHAVHAWRFPAQAARSPFPVLEEDRATWEDQEVQTLADALRPWRGKYPHVDVLEDVVLFTPAEALAHTARNSGLVVTGRRSGETALALLEHARCPVAVVPA from the coding sequence ATGATCATCACCGGCGTCGACCGGTCCGCCCGCAGCAGGACGGCGGCCGACTGGGCGGCGCGTGAGGCGCTGCTGCGGGGCATGCCACTGCACGTGGTCCACGTGACGGCGTCGGACGAGTGGCCGCACCGCCCGGACATGGTGGCGGACCGGGTGTTCGCCGAACTCCTCCGGCGACACCCGGAGCTGGAGGGCCACGGCAGCACCCTCCCCGGAAAGCCCGCGGACGTGTTGCGCGCCCTCGCGGAGGAGGCCGAGTTGCTGGTGGTCGGCCTGCGCGGCGAAGGCGGTCACGCCGGAGTCACCGTCGGGACGACGGCTGCGGTGCTGACCGTGTCCTGCCCCGGGCCAGTCGTCCTGGTGCCCGGCACCCTCGCCGGCGAGGAGCCGCCGGGCCGGGCCGACGGGGTGACCCTGGGGATCGACGCCCGCGACCCGGTGGGCCCCGCGGTGGACCTGGCCTTCGAGGCCGCCCGGCTGCGGGGTGTACGGCTGCACGCCGTCCACGCCTGGAGGTTTCCGGCGCAGGCGGCGCGCTCGCCCTTCCCGGTGCTGGAGGAGGACCGGGCGACCTGGGAGGACCAGGAGGTGCAGACGCTGGCGGACGCGCTGCGGCCGTGGCGCGGTAAGTACCCGCACGTCGACGTCCTGGAGGACGTGGTGCTGTTCACGCCGGCCGAGGCGCTCGCCCACACGGCCCGCAACTCGGGCCTGGTGGTCACCGGACGCCGCTCGGGCGAAACGGCGCTCGCCCTGTTGGAACACGCGCGCTGCCCGGTGGCCGTGGTGCCCGCGTGA
- a CDS encoding hydrogenase maturation protease — MQRPGRIAVIGVGNEFRRDDGVGWAVLARLSERSLPPEAHLATCDGDPGRLIGLWEGARLAVVVDAAHAHPGTPGRVHRLELDAGLLDRPPTTSSHGLGLGEAVELARVLGLLPQHLVAYAVEGADSTLGTGLSPAVADAVAPLVEAVEGEIARSAAARGPA, encoded by the coding sequence ATGCAGAGGCCTGGTCGCATCGCCGTCATCGGCGTCGGGAACGAGTTCCGGCGCGACGACGGCGTGGGCTGGGCCGTGCTGGCCCGGCTGTCCGAGCGGTCCTTGCCGCCGGAGGCCCACCTCGCCACCTGCGACGGCGACCCCGGCCGGCTGATCGGCCTGTGGGAGGGTGCCCGGCTCGCCGTCGTCGTCGACGCCGCCCACGCCCACCCCGGCACCCCGGGCCGCGTCCACCGCCTGGAACTCGACGCCGGGCTCCTCGACCGGCCGCCCACGACCAGCTCGCACGGCCTGGGCCTCGGCGAGGCCGTCGAACTGGCCCGCGTCCTCGGCCTGTTGCCGCAGCATCTGGTCGCCTACGCCGTGGAAGGCGCCGACAGCACGCTGGGCACCGGCCTCTCCCCTGCCGTGGCGGACGCCGTCGCCCCCCTCGTCGAGGCCGTCGAGGGCGAGATCGCACGGAGCGCGGCGGCGAGGGGGCCGGCATGA
- the hypF gene encoding carbamoyltransferase HypF, with translation MTVRRFRVEGIVQGVGFRPFVYRTAAELGLDGWVANVNGHVEGEVAGPPHAVEEFAARLRTDAPALARVRRVRLTDGTGRMSYRKGFRVRHSAPRPTDTTPREIPPDAAICAACLAELRDPHDRRHRYPFINCTDCGPRATIIEDLPYDRVRTTMRRFPMCPACAAEYADPGDRRFHAEPVACPACGPRLAWGELRGEQALRAAVKTIDEGGIVAIKGLGGYQLACDAGDPAAVAELRRRKRRPAKPFAVMVGGIEAVAPLARCGASERAALTSPERPVVLLARRRRREAVPPLADEVHPGLHQVGLFLPTTGLHHLLLDELTRPLVVTSGNLTDEPIAVDDTEAARTLASVADGFLTHDRPIRSRYDDSVVQFTGRTRITVRRARGLAPAPLRLAVREPVAGVGAQLKHTVTLAADGRAHLGPHTGDLADLATYDAFVASYEHLKRLTGIEPRVLAHDPHPGYLSTQWAEAQSLRRMPVQHHHAHVAAAAAEHGVRGPFLGVAYDGLGLGDDGTLWGGEILVADLSGYRRVGRFATAPLPGGDAAVRHPSRTALGHLLGGETLGFPHPYPWLTRPFTDRLDPVEVAAVSAMVARDVNCPRASSAGRLFDTVASLLGLCDRVSYEGEAAVLLEAAAGGVRAVPLAHRVVRERGLWVYDPAPTLADLLRRRLDGEPVGMLAAAFHSTLAAVTGELVARAVAEGAPRTVCLGGGCFVNRRLLTEVTRRLRAQGLRVLVGGQVPVGDGGISYGQAAVAAARLAGER, from the coding sequence ATGACCGTGCGCCGCTTCCGGGTGGAGGGGATCGTGCAGGGCGTCGGCTTCCGCCCCTTCGTCTACCGCACCGCGGCGGAACTGGGCCTCGACGGCTGGGTGGCCAACGTCAACGGTCATGTGGAGGGCGAGGTCGCCGGACCGCCGCATGCCGTCGAGGAGTTCGCGGCGCGGCTGCGCACCGACGCCCCGGCCCTCGCCCGGGTGCGGCGCGTCCGGCTGACCGACGGAACCGGCAGGATGTCGTACCGGAAGGGTTTCCGGGTACGGCACAGCGCGCCGCGCCCCACCGACACCACCCCGCGCGAGATCCCGCCGGACGCGGCGATCTGCGCCGCCTGCCTGGCCGAACTGCGCGACCCGCACGACCGACGCCACCGCTACCCGTTCATCAACTGCACGGACTGCGGCCCGCGCGCCACGATCATCGAGGACCTGCCCTACGACCGGGTCCGCACGACCATGCGCCGCTTCCCGATGTGCCCGGCGTGCGCCGCCGAGTACGCCGACCCCGGCGACCGGCGCTTCCACGCCGAGCCCGTCGCCTGCCCCGCCTGCGGCCCCCGGCTGGCCTGGGGAGAGCTGCGCGGCGAGCAGGCGCTGCGGGCGGCCGTGAAGACGATCGACGAGGGCGGGATCGTCGCGATCAAAGGGCTCGGCGGCTATCAACTGGCGTGCGACGCGGGCGACCCGGCGGCGGTGGCGGAGCTGCGGCGACGCAAACGCCGTCCGGCGAAACCATTCGCCGTGATGGTCGGCGGCATCGAGGCGGTGGCCCCGCTGGCCCGATGCGGCGCCAGTGAGCGTGCGGCCCTCACCTCACCCGAGCGGCCCGTCGTGCTGCTCGCCCGGCGCCGTCGGCGCGAGGCCGTCCCACCGCTCGCCGACGAGGTGCATCCAGGGCTGCACCAGGTCGGCCTCTTCCTGCCGACGACCGGACTTCACCACCTTCTCCTCGACGAACTCACCCGGCCGCTGGTCGTCACCAGCGGCAATCTCACCGACGAGCCGATCGCCGTCGACGACACGGAGGCGGCCCGCACGCTGGCCTCGGTCGCGGACGGCTTCCTCACCCACGACCGGCCGATCCGCTCCCGCTACGACGACTCCGTGGTGCAGTTCACCGGCCGGACCCGGATCACCGTCCGCCGGGCGCGCGGGCTGGCCCCCGCTCCGCTGCGGCTCGCCGTGCGGGAGCCGGTCGCGGGCGTGGGCGCCCAGCTGAAGCACACGGTCACCCTGGCCGCCGACGGCCGCGCCCATCTCGGGCCGCACACCGGGGATCTGGCCGACCTGGCGACGTACGACGCGTTCGTGGCGTCGTACGAGCATCTCAAGCGACTCACCGGCATCGAGCCGCGCGTCCTGGCCCACGATCCGCATCCCGGCTACCTGTCCACGCAGTGGGCCGAGGCGCAGTCGCTGCGCCGCATGCCGGTACAGCACCATCACGCGCACGTGGCGGCGGCCGCGGCCGAGCACGGGGTGCGGGGGCCGTTTCTCGGCGTCGCCTACGACGGCCTGGGGCTCGGTGACGACGGCACCCTGTGGGGCGGCGAGATCCTCGTCGCCGATCTGAGCGGCTACCGCCGCGTGGGCAGGTTCGCGACCGCGCCCCTGCCCGGCGGCGACGCGGCGGTGCGCCACCCCTCCCGCACCGCGCTCGGCCATCTGCTCGGCGGCGAGACCCTGGGCTTCCCGCACCCGTACCCGTGGCTCACCCGGCCCTTCACCGACCGGCTCGACCCGGTCGAGGTCGCCGCCGTGAGCGCGATGGTCGCGCGGGACGTCAACTGCCCGCGGGCATCGAGCGCGGGCCGGCTCTTCGACACGGTGGCCTCGCTGCTGGGGCTGTGCGACCGGGTGAGTTACGAGGGCGAGGCCGCCGTCCTGCTGGAAGCCGCGGCGGGCGGCGTGCGTGCCGTGCCGCTGGCCCATCGCGTCGTACGGGAGCGGGGCCTGTGGGTGTACGACCCCGCGCCGACCCTGGCCGACCTGCTGCGCAGACGTCTGGACGGGGAACCGGTGGGGATGCTGGCCGCCGCCTTCCACTCGACGCTCGCGGCCGTCACCGGGGAGCTCGTGGCCCGGGCCGTGGCCGAGGGCGCGCCCCGCACGGTCTGCCTGGGTGGCGGCTGCTTCGTCAACCGGCGGCTGCTCACCGAGGTCACACGCCGGCTGCGCGCGCAGGGGCTGCGGGTGCTGGTCGGCGGTCAGGTCCCGGTCGGGGACGGCGGCATCAGCTACGGCCAGGCGGCGGTCGCGGCCGCGCGGCTGGCCGGGGAGAGGTGA
- a CDS encoding HypC/HybG/HupF family hydrogenase formation chaperone — MCLGIPGRVVEVHDDAGLRMATVDFGGIRREVCLSCTPEAEVGSYVIVHVGFAITLVDETEARRTLDVLRAMAGAVEGELGEPLP; from the coding sequence ATGTGTCTGGGCATTCCGGGCCGGGTGGTGGAGGTCCACGACGACGCCGGGCTGCGCATGGCGACGGTCGATTTCGGCGGGATACGGCGCGAGGTGTGCCTGAGCTGCACACCCGAGGCGGAGGTCGGGTCGTACGTCATCGTCCATGTCGGCTTCGCGATCACCCTCGTCGACGAGACGGAGGCCCGGCGGACGCTCGACGTGCTGCGGGCGATGGCGGGGGCGGTGGAGGGCGAGCTGGGCGAGCCGCTGCCGTGA
- a CDS encoding 4Fe-4S dicluster domain-containing protein → MSVTAAPALLDRDGLNALVSALVAQGRTVIGPTVRDGAIVLAELDSADALPFGWGVELDAGRYRLVRREDGAAFAHSAGPQSWKNFLHPARERLWSAERTPEGDVSFTAEEPAVPSYAFLGVRPCDLRAIAIQDRVLTGGRHTDSGYAGRRERALLIAVECTEPGATCFCVSTGGGPAADPGYDLALTEVDGRFLVRVGSDEGAALLEQVPHRDARPDVEETARATVDAARERMGRALPPVDLRDLMGASLAAERWDDVAARCLTCGNCTMVCPTCFCTTTEEVTDLTGDHTERWQHWDSCFDLDFSYLHGGPVRSSPRSRYRQWLTHKLGTWHDQFDTSGCVGCGRCIAWCPVGIDITEEVAALDAERAARETETD, encoded by the coding sequence ATGAGCGTCACCGCAGCCCCCGCCCTGCTCGACCGGGACGGTCTGAACGCGCTGGTCTCGGCGCTGGTGGCGCAGGGGCGGACCGTGATCGGGCCGACCGTCCGCGACGGTGCGATCGTGCTCGCGGAGCTGGACTCGGCGGACGCGCTCCCCTTCGGCTGGGGCGTCGAACTGGACGCGGGGCGCTATCGGCTGGTGCGGCGCGAGGACGGGGCCGCCTTCGCGCACAGCGCGGGGCCGCAGTCCTGGAAGAACTTCCTGCACCCGGCACGGGAGCGGCTGTGGAGCGCCGAGCGGACGCCGGAGGGGGACGTCTCCTTCACCGCCGAGGAGCCCGCCGTCCCGTCGTACGCCTTCCTCGGCGTCCGGCCCTGCGACCTGCGGGCCATCGCGATCCAGGACCGGGTGCTGACCGGCGGACGGCACACCGACAGCGGTTACGCCGGACGTCGGGAGCGGGCGCTGCTCATCGCGGTGGAGTGCACCGAGCCGGGCGCGACCTGCTTCTGTGTCTCCACCGGCGGCGGTCCCGCCGCCGATCCCGGCTACGACCTGGCGCTCACCGAGGTGGACGGCCGGTTCCTGGTCCGGGTGGGGAGTGACGAGGGCGCCGCGCTGCTGGAGCAGGTCCCGCACCGGGACGCCCGTCCGGACGTCGAGGAGACCGCCCGTGCCACCGTCGACGCGGCCCGCGAGCGCATGGGCCGGGCGCTGCCGCCGGTCGACCTGCGGGACCTGATGGGCGCGAGCCTGGCCGCCGAGCGCTGGGACGACGTCGCCGCCCGCTGTCTGACCTGCGGCAACTGCACGATGGTCTGCCCGACCTGCTTCTGCACCACCACGGAGGAGGTCACCGACCTCACCGGCGACCACACCGAGCGGTGGCAGCACTGGGACTCCTGCTTCGACCTGGACTTCTCGTATCTGCACGGCGGCCCGGTCCGCTCCTCGCCGCGCAGCCGCTACCGCCAGTGGCTGACCCACAAACTCGGCACCTGGCACGACCAGTTCGACACGTCCGGGTGCGTCGGCTGCGGACGCTGCATCGCCTGGTGCCCGGTCGGCATCGACATCACGGAGGAAGTGGCCGCGCTCGACGCCGAGCGGGCGGCCCGGGAAACGGAGACGGACTGA
- a CDS encoding Crp/Fnr family transcriptional regulator: MPPSIALRMNHALPAEHRDRLLRVAREAHFPQGTRLFEEGGHADRFWILRDGTAALDLHVPGRRAPVVETLGVGDLVGWSWLYEPYVWQLGAETVTPVRAYEFDAVAVRLMCLNDPEFGRAVEHWVGRVLAHRLQAARTRLLDLYGPYGSGGAR, from the coding sequence ATGCCTCCCTCGATCGCCCTGCGCATGAACCACGCCCTGCCCGCCGAGCATCGCGACCGGCTGCTGCGTGTCGCCCGCGAGGCCCACTTCCCGCAGGGCACCCGCCTGTTCGAGGAGGGCGGCCACGCGGACCGCTTCTGGATCCTCCGGGACGGCACCGCCGCCCTCGACCTGCATGTGCCCGGCCGCCGCGCCCCGGTCGTCGAGACGCTCGGCGTCGGTGACCTGGTCGGCTGGTCGTGGCTGTACGAGCCCTACGTGTGGCAGCTGGGCGCCGAGACCGTGACCCCGGTGCGGGCCTACGAGTTCGACGCCGTCGCCGTGCGGCTGATGTGTCTGAACGACCCCGAGTTCGGCCGGGCCGTGGAGCACTGGGTGGGCCGGGTGCTCGCCCACCGGCTCCAGGCGGCCCGCACCCGGCTGCTGGACCTGTACGGCCCCTACGGAAGCGGTGGTGCCCGATGA
- a CDS encoding FAD/NAD(P)-binding protein — translation MTDVPVPYRVVARRPETTDTVTLRLEPVTAPLADFTPGQFAMVHCFGRGEIPVSVSSVQATGGLAHTIRAVGAVSAGLCAAQAGDVLGVRGPYGNGWELERARRRDVVVVAGGIGLAPLRPLILRALAEPEAYGRVNVLIGARTPADLMSRKEIERWPTSYTGVTVDRPDREWRGDVGLVTTLLDRADFAPARATAFVCGPEPMIRATARDLAFRGVPPERIRVSLERNMRCATGHCGHCQLGPLLLCQAGPVVDWSCAEPLLSVREL, via the coding sequence ATGACGGACGTCCCGGTCCCGTACCGCGTGGTCGCCCGCAGGCCGGAGACCACCGACACGGTCACCCTGCGCCTGGAACCGGTCACCGCGCCCCTGGCCGACTTCACGCCGGGGCAGTTCGCGATGGTGCACTGCTTCGGCCGCGGCGAGATCCCCGTCTCGGTGAGCTCCGTACAGGCCACCGGCGGGCTCGCCCACACGATCCGCGCGGTGGGAGCGGTGTCGGCGGGGCTGTGCGCGGCACAGGCCGGTGACGTGCTGGGCGTCCGGGGACCGTACGGCAACGGCTGGGAGCTGGAGCGGGCGCGCCGGCGGGACGTGGTCGTGGTCGCGGGCGGCATCGGGCTGGCCCCGCTCCGGCCGCTGATCCTGCGGGCGCTGGCCGAACCGGAGGCGTACGGGCGGGTCAATGTGCTGATCGGGGCGCGGACACCGGCCGATCTGATGTCCCGCAAGGAGATCGAACGCTGGCCGACCTCGTACACCGGCGTCACCGTGGACCGGCCCGACCGGGAGTGGCGCGGGGACGTCGGGCTCGTCACCACACTGCTCGACCGGGCGGACTTCGCCCCCGCGCGGGCCACGGCCTTCGTCTGCGGGCCCGAACCGATGATCCGGGCCACGGCCCGTGACCTGGCCTTCCGGGGCGTGCCCCCGGAGCGGATCAGGGTCTCCCTGGAACGGAACATGCGCTGCGCGACCGGGCACTGCGGCCACTGTCAGCTCGGGCCGCTGCTGCTGTGCCAGGCCGGCCCGGTCGTGGACTGGAGCTGCGCCGAACCCCTGCTGTCGGTAAGGGAGTTGTGA
- a CDS encoding oxidoreductase, giving the protein MTPTLAVFKLASCDGCQLTLLDCEDELLALAGQVEISHFLEASSSVASGPYDLTLVEGSVTTAADAERVRAIRAASRHLVTIGACATAGGIQALRNFADVDAYRRVVYAHPEYIDTLATSTPVSAHVDVDFELRGCPIDRRQLIEVITAFLAGRKPDVPNHSVCFECKRRGTVCVTVAHGTPCLGPVTHAGCGALCPAYQRGCFGCFGPSGSVNLPALIPVLRRDGLDEDDVQRFLHTFNAAAFDEELSP; this is encoded by the coding sequence ATGACACCGACCCTCGCCGTGTTCAAGCTGGCCTCCTGTGACGGCTGTCAGCTCACTCTGCTGGACTGCGAGGACGAACTCCTGGCGCTCGCGGGCCAGGTGGAGATCTCGCACTTCCTGGAGGCCTCCAGCTCGGTGGCGAGCGGACCGTACGACCTGACGCTCGTCGAGGGCTCGGTCACCACGGCCGCCGACGCCGAACGGGTCCGCGCGATCCGTGCCGCCTCCCGTCATCTGGTGACGATCGGGGCGTGCGCGACGGCCGGCGGCATCCAGGCTCTGCGGAACTTCGCGGACGTCGACGCCTACCGGCGCGTGGTGTACGCGCATCCCGAGTACATCGACACGCTCGCCACCTCCACGCCCGTGTCGGCCCATGTGGACGTCGACTTCGAGCTGCGCGGCTGCCCCATCGACAGGCGGCAGCTCATCGAGGTGATCACCGCCTTCCTCGCCGGACGCAAGCCGGACGTGCCGAACCACAGCGTCTGCTTCGAGTGCAAGCGCCGCGGCACGGTCTGCGTCACCGTCGCCCACGGCACCCCCTGCCTGGGACCGGTCACGCACGCCGGGTGCGGGGCCCTGTGCCCGGCGTACCAGCGGGGGTGCTTCGGCTGCTTCGGGCCCTCCGGGTCGGTGAACCTGCCCGCGCTCATCCCGGTGCTGCGCCGCGACGGCCTCGACGAGGACGACGTCCAGCGCTTCCTGCACACCTTCAACGCCGCCGCTTTCGACGAGGAGTTGTCGCCGTGA
- a CDS encoding Ni/Fe hydrogenase subunit alpha, which translates to MTHRGSRVLHVGSLSRVEGEGALHLRVHDGTVTEARLEIYEPPRFFEAFLRGRSYTEPPDITARVCGICPVAYQMSACAAIEDACGVTVDPVIRALRRLLYCGEWIESQALHIYLLHAPDFLGRASAIDLARTHRAEVERGLRLKKAGNSLMELLGGRAVHPVNVRLGGFHRVPTRQELRPLQEELKRALDDAWDTVRWVAGFDFPDARVEADLLALAEPDTYAIEGGTPTVLRADGTETAFPVRDFTAHVVETHVPHSTALHSRLDGRLHLTGSLARFAISGAHLSPVAREAAVAAGLGDPREGAVCRNPFRSILVRAVETLYAVDEALRIIGSYEPPEHPYVEVPPVAGVGHGATEAPRGVLYHRYELDADGLVADARMVPPTAQNQGAIEDDLRRITQSAIAEQDADDDELTHLCERAIRNHDPCISCSTHFLDLTVVRTAGDTAGGCDV; encoded by the coding sequence GTGACCCACCGTGGATCCCGTGTGCTGCACGTCGGCTCGCTGTCCCGGGTCGAGGGGGAGGGCGCGCTGCACCTGCGGGTGCACGACGGGACAGTCACCGAGGCGCGGCTGGAGATCTACGAACCGCCGCGGTTCTTCGAGGCGTTCCTGCGCGGCCGCTCGTACACCGAACCGCCCGACATCACCGCCCGGGTGTGCGGGATCTGCCCGGTGGCCTACCAGATGAGCGCCTGCGCGGCCATCGAGGACGCCTGCGGTGTGACCGTCGATCCGGTGATCCGCGCGCTGCGGCGGCTGCTGTACTGCGGCGAGTGGATCGAGAGCCAGGCCCTGCACATCTACCTCCTGCACGCCCCCGACTTCCTGGGCCGTGCGAGCGCGATCGACCTGGCCCGCACGCACCGGGCCGAGGTCGAGCGCGGGCTGCGGCTGAAGAAGGCGGGCAACTCGCTGATGGAGCTGCTCGGCGGGCGGGCGGTGCATCCCGTGAACGTCCGCCTCGGCGGCTTCCACCGGGTGCCGACGCGACAGGAACTTCGTCCGTTGCAAGAGGAGTTGAAGCGGGCGCTCGACGACGCCTGGGACACTGTTCGCTGGGTGGCGGGCTTCGACTTCCCGGACGCGCGCGTCGAGGCCGACCTGTTGGCGCTGGCCGAGCCGGACACGTACGCCATCGAGGGTGGCACACCCACCGTGTTGCGCGCCGACGGGACCGAAACCGCCTTTCCCGTACGGGACTTCACCGCGCACGTCGTCGAGACCCACGTGCCGCACTCCACCGCGCTGCACTCCCGGCTGGACGGGCGGCTCCATCTCACCGGCTCCCTCGCCCGGTTCGCGATCAGCGGGGCGCATCTGTCGCCGGTGGCACGGGAGGCGGCCGTGGCGGCCGGACTGGGCGATCCCCGCGAGGGCGCCGTGTGCCGCAATCCGTTCCGGTCGATCCTGGTGCGGGCCGTGGAGACGCTGTACGCCGTCGACGAGGCCCTGCGGATCATCGGCTCGTACGAGCCGCCCGAGCACCCGTACGTGGAGGTGCCGCCGGTCGCGGGGGTCGGGCACGGCGCCACCGAGGCGCCGCGCGGGGTGCTCTACCACCGCTACGAACTGGACGCCGACGGCCTGGTCGCCGACGCCCGGATGGTGCCTCCGACCGCGCAGAACCAGGGCGCGATCGAGGACGACCTGCGCCGGATCACCCAGTCCGCCATCGCCGAACAGGACGCGGACGACGATGAGTTGACGCATCTGTGCGAGCGGGCGATCCGCAACCACGACCCGTGCATCTCGTGTTCCACCCATTTCCTCGACCTGACGGTCGTGAGGACCGCAGGAGACACTGCGGGAGGCTGCGATGTCTGA
- a CDS encoding CBS domain-containing protein, whose amino-acid sequence MSESPYTVSDVMTHTVVAVGRDASFKEIVGLIDQWKVSALPVLEGEGRVVGVVSEADLLAKEGVKGANEQALDLAERAKSEGLTAGELMSTPAVTVHADASVAEAARIMARRRVKRLPVVDAIGMLQGVVSRSDLLKVFLRPDEEIAGEIVHSVLTKLPVTTPLSVTVADGVATLTGSAAERTYMPIVARAVRAVEGVVDVRLELTHR is encoded by the coding sequence ATGTCTGAATCCCCGTACACCGTGAGCGATGTGATGACCCACACGGTCGTCGCCGTCGGACGCGACGCGTCCTTCAAGGAGATCGTCGGCCTGATCGACCAGTGGAAGGTCAGCGCGCTGCCGGTCCTCGAAGGCGAGGGACGGGTCGTCGGCGTGGTCTCCGAGGCCGACCTGCTGGCCAAGGAGGGCGTCAAGGGCGCCAACGAGCAGGCCCTCGACCTCGCCGAGCGGGCCAAGTCCGAGGGACTGACCGCCGGGGAGCTGATGAGCACGCCCGCCGTGACCGTGCACGCGGACGCCTCGGTCGCCGAGGCAGCCCGCATCATGGCACGACGGCGTGTGAAGCGGCTGCCCGTGGTGGACGCGATCGGCATGCTCCAAGGCGTGGTCAGCCGCAGCGACCTGCTGAAGGTGTTCCTGCGGCCCGATGAGGAGATCGCCGGCGAGATCGTCCACTCCGTGCTGACGAAACTGCCGGTCACCACTCCCCTGTCGGTCACCGTCGCCGACGGCGTGGCCACACTGACCGGCTCCGCGGCCGAGCGCACCTACATGCCCATCGTGGCGCGGGCGGTGCGGGCGGTCGAAGGGGTCGTCGACGTCCGGCTGGAGCTCACCCACCGATGA
- the hypD gene encoding hydrogenase formation protein HypD produces MKYLDEYRDPVLARRLLDELRRTATRPWRIMEVCGGQTHTLVRQGIDELLPAGMRMIHGPGCPVCVTPLETLDRAMAVAARPGVILTSFGDMLRVPGTATDLLSLRARGADVRVVYAPMDAVRLAAEHPERDVVFLAVGFETTAPANATAVLHAARLGLTNFSMLVSHVLVPPAMTALLDDPDCEVQAFLAAGHVCAVMGWREYEPIAARYRVPIVVTGFEPLDLLEGILLAVRQLESGRCEVENQYARAVRRAGNTEAQDAVREVFRVTDRAWRGIGKLPGSGLELTEEYARFDAARRFDVGGLSPVEDPECIAGSILTGARLPTDCPAYGTRCTPRHPLGAPMVSSEGTCAAFHAAGRVRSTS; encoded by the coding sequence ATGAAGTATCTCGACGAGTACCGCGACCCGGTGCTCGCCCGGCGGCTGCTGGACGAGCTGCGGCGGACGGCCACGCGCCCCTGGCGGATCATGGAGGTGTGCGGCGGCCAGACCCACACCCTCGTCCGGCAGGGCATCGACGAGCTGCTGCCGGCCGGGATGCGGATGATCCACGGCCCGGGCTGCCCGGTCTGCGTCACCCCGCTGGAGACCCTGGACCGGGCCATGGCCGTCGCCGCCCGGCCCGGCGTGATCCTCACCAGCTTCGGCGACATGCTGCGCGTACCGGGCACCGCCACCGACCTGCTGTCGCTGCGGGCGCGCGGGGCGGACGTACGGGTCGTGTACGCCCCGATGGACGCCGTGCGGCTGGCCGCCGAGCACCCTGAGCGTGACGTCGTCTTCCTGGCCGTCGGGTTCGAGACGACGGCCCCCGCCAACGCGACGGCCGTGCTGCACGCGGCCCGCCTCGGCCTGACGAACTTCTCGATGCTGGTCAGCCATGTCCTCGTACCGCCCGCCATGACCGCCCTGCTCGACGATCCCGACTGCGAGGTGCAGGCGTTCCTCGCGGCCGGGCATGTCTGCGCGGTGATGGGCTGGCGGGAGTACGAGCCGATCGCCGCCCGGTACCGGGTGCCGATCGTGGTGACCGGGTTCGAGCCGCTGGATCTGCTGGAGGGCATCCTGCTGGCCGTGCGGCAGCTGGAGTCCGGCCGGTGCGAGGTGGAGAACCAGTACGCGCGCGCCGTGCGGCGGGCCGGGAACACCGAGGCGCAGGATGCCGTGCGCGAGGTCTTCCGGGTCACCGACCGGGCCTGGCGCGGCATCGGCAAGCTGCCCGGCAGCGGGCTCGAACTCACCGAGGAGTACGCGCGGTTCGACGCGGCCCGCCGCTTCGACGTGGGCGGGCTCAGCCCGGTCGAGGACCCGGAATGCATCGCGGGCTCGATCCTCACCGGGGCCCGGCTGCCCACGGACTGCCCCGCGTACGGCACCCGTTGCACCCCCCGCCATCCCCTGGGCGCGCCCATGGTGTCGTCCGAGGGCACCTGTGCCGCCTTCCACGCGGCCGGACGTGTCAGGAGTACGTCATGA